GACGGTCTgcgggtggtggtgcacagcctCGGGCCGCCAGTTTGATTAAAGCTGCCGGCGGGTAGGTCTGCGTTAAACCGGCAAGAAGATGGCTGCGATGATGTCATTTCTTAGGACACCTTTGGATTGGCCGTGAAAATAACTCTCCTCTGAGCAGCCGATGGCAGTATCTATCGACTCAGGGTTTACACGTGTTGGTTAGTGGCTGACGGTAACGTTCTGTTCCCAGGTGACTCGTGAAGATGGTTCGCTACTCTCTTGACccagaaaaccccacaaaatGTAAGTTCCGACACGACTCTGTCGAatggtttttgttgtgtgtgcCTAATGCATCAGAgatggaatttttttccttttgcttttttttggtaGCATGCAAATCGAGAGGATCAAACCTTCGGGTTCACTTTAAGGTAAGGAAACCCCATGGTCCTGATACAGAATTTTGATTTGCTCCTGCATGTCTTTACAAGGTCGCTGTGGTGATGACGTTCTTAGGACACCTTTGGATTTACCgtgaaaacaaacacattctgAGCAGCTTCCTTTTTTATGATTTGGTCATTAGGGTGTGAATGCTTGAGGAAATATCTTGGAATATGGGACTAATTATGGGGTGATGGAGCTTAGGTAATGTGATTTCGTCCCCCAGTTCTCAAAATTTCAGTGGATCGACATTATTAACCAAAATTTTCTGGCTTGTATTAATTAGAACACCCGGGAAACGGCCCAGGCCATCAAGGGTATGCATATCCGAAAAGCCACCAAGTATCTGAAAGATGTCACTTTGAAGAAGCAGTGTGTCCCATTCCGACGGTACAATGGTGGAGTCGGTAGGTGCGCCCAGGTGAGAAATGAATTTAATGGTGGGGATGAGGAAGCGCTGAAGTCTCCTTAACTGGTCTGGTTGCTGTGATGACAATCTTAGGACACCTTTGGATTAACCGTGAAATAAAACATGTTCTGAGCAGCCTTGGTGTTGGCTAGACGTTCCTAACTGGGTCCAGTGCTTGCTTACCAAGGAAAATAACAAGctgtttgccttttttctttcaggCCAAACAGTGGGGCTGGACACAGGGTCGGTGGCCAAAAAAGAGTGCAGAATTTTTGCTGCACATGCtgaaaaatgcagagagcaatgcTGAACTGAAGGTAACTgggtcctttgtgtgtgtgttgtgcagttACTCAGTACCCTATTCAATAATTGTGACATAATGGGAATGGATGtacatgtctttgtttctttatggGGGGGTTGAACACTGCTTTTGTCTTGCACCTCTGTTGTGACAATTTCCCTAGAGTTGCTCAGAAGCACGGTGAGAATGTTGTGTGTTTGGTGTTTAACTATCTAGAGGTGGGATATAGCCATTACTTTTGCATTTGAAAACTTGATTTTTGTAGTGAGGctgtataacttttaaaaatagtttgtgcTGTAGGAGGACAGAAGGCTAGAGACTATCTGGTGTATCGCTTGTAGCCATCTTTTTGGTATAATAACATGGGCTCTGAGAGGAGCCTACCTAACACAGTGTGACACTGCACTCAGGCCTCCAAACAGGGAGCAAATGGTCAAGATCATCCCAGTTAGAGGTTGGAAGCTTTTTCTCAAAACAGATGTCAGTCTGATTTTTTTCGCTCTCCCCCCCCTCCAGGGTTTAGATGTGGACTCTCTGGTCATTGAGCACATCCAGGTGAACAAAGCACCTAAGATGCGCCGACGAACTTACAGAGCTCATGGCCGGATTAACCCGTACATGAGCTCCCCCTGCCACATCGAGATGATCCTCACTGAAAAGGAACAGATTgttccaaagccagaagaggaggttgcacagaagaaaaaggtgagccattcagttttatttttagataatacTAAAAAAGACACAGGCACCTTTGTAATAACCATGAAAGGAGCCTATTCTGACCAGCCCTCTTACCCACTTAATGTGGCTTTTTCTGGGAGTTACCTGTAGTCACACTACATCTGATTATATTGTACTACAATACTTCCTCTTTGCAACTAAGTAATTTGACTTTTGGCTCTTAAGTGTTGCCATTTATCCTAACCCTCTAGCAATgcttcttaaccttcctaatgcagtgACTCTTCAATAGTCTTGTTGTGCtaacccccaaccatagaattgttttttttccctggtGGGCTTTAAGAGGGAGTAAGCAAACTGAGAACCGCCTTCTGGTGTTCACCAGTTGAGCTTTTCCTACCTTTCCTGAGATGTGAATTTGAGTCCTTTTAAGAATGCTAAttgaaaaaaatgattcttttcattgtcttctcagatatcccagaagaaactgaagaaacaaaaacttatgGCACGGGAATAAATTcaacatgaaataaaagcagaTAAAAGGAAAGGTCTTCTGGTCGTTCATATATGCATTGTTACAGATTGCCTGTTAAGCAATCCTGCAAGATAAATCTTGTTGGGAGGGGTGTATTGAACCTTATGAAAGGTTTATTATTAAAGTGATAAAGCAATGAAACAGACTGTTGGAAAGCAACTAGGCCATAGGAAAATGACTACTTTGCTTTAGCATTTACTGGAAAGCTTCCATTGGAAGACTATTGTACAAGATCTTGGGTGTGTGATAAATCTGCCTTGAGGGGGAAGGACATCTTTACAATGGATCCTACCTAGTTGAGCTATAATAGTCTGCTTAGAATGGTTGAGTTGTTAGATGGGGCAATACCAAAATATTAAGCTATAAAAGtgtgaattttagaaaatatttagatTACATGTGTACTACCCATCTAAGACATGATTAAAGTCTTAACTGATTTGGGAGGGACCATATCATTAAGTAGTTTTCAATGCCCTTgactggcctctgaggacagcaCAAACAGGCatgtaaaaaattatattttttaggCTAGAGAAAAGGGTCAGCAGTTTCTGTTTCTGCAAAGGACCCGATGACCTCTTACTGTCTCCTTGGGAAACCATACAATATAAGCACATGGAAGACTTATAAATCTAAAGCTTTATAAACAGGAATTACAAGGGGGTTCAGTGTATCCAGGTTTGACCTTCCAA
This sequence is a window from Microtus ochrogaster isolate Prairie Vole_2 chromosome 18, MicOch1.0, whole genome shotgun sequence. Protein-coding genes within it:
- the LOC101980726 gene encoding 60S ribosomal protein L17, yielding MVRYSLDPENPTKSCKSRGSNLRVHFKNTRETAQAIKGMHIRKATKYLKDVTLKKQCVPFRRYNGGVGRCAQAKQWGWTQGRWPKKSAEFLLHMLKNAESNAELKGLDVDSLVIEHIQVNKAPKMRRRTYRAHGRINPYMSSPCHIEMILTEKEQIVPKPEEEVAQKKKISQKKLKKQKLMARE